In Pedobacter sp. W3I1, one DNA window encodes the following:
- a CDS encoding IS3 family transposase (programmed frameshift), translating to MSRQMFDEPFRKMALDLAMVRGSIKEVAKELGISPNLLSKWRERQGTAKQDLVNLTEDQKLINKLQKELKEAQLERDIFKKGGRHLFQGRREIFGFIKEHRQIFPVEKMCRTFAVSCSGFYYWLKHPLGKRSIDQAELLVQIKKIHKDSKYRYGAPRITSELKAQGILVSRPRVARLMRKANIKSITRNKYRVQTTDPDHLYLPAENILNRDFYAAEISQKWVSDLTYIRTGEGWLYLTTVMDLADRKIVGWALSETMDAGQTTIAAWKMAIRNRPITQELIFHSDRGLQYACNEFRKQLMKFSVNQSMSRKGNCWDNAVAESFFKTMKTEMVYHENFRTRSQARLAIFEYVEVWYNRKRRHSTLAYMTPKEFEEMLSNRKNVA from the exons ATGAGCAGACAAATGTTTGATGAACCCTTTAGAAAAATGGCCTTAGATTTAGCTATGGTTCGTGGATCGATCAAAGAGGTTGCAAAAGAATTAGGTATAAGCCCTAATCTACTAAGTAAATGGAGGGAACGGCAAGGAACAGCTAAACAAGATTTAGTAAACCTTACCGAAGACCAGAAACTGATCAATAAGCTTCAAAAGGAGCTTAAAGAGGCACAGCTAGAACGTGACATAT TTAAAAAAGGCGGTAGGCATCTTTTCCAAGGGAGACGGGAGATATTCGGATTTATAAAGGAACACCGGCAGATATTTCCTGTTGAAAAGATGTGTAGAACGTTCGCGGTAAGCTGTAGTGGCTTTTATTACTGGCTGAAACATCCATTGGGTAAGCGGTCCATTGATCAGGCTGAACTTTTGGTGCAGATCAAAAAGATTCACAAGGATAGTAAATACCGTTATGGCGCGCCCCGTATAACCTCAGAATTAAAGGCACAAGGAATCCTTGTTTCTAGACCAAGAGTAGCCAGATTGATGCGGAAAGCAAACATAAAAAGTATTACCCGCAATAAATATCGGGTGCAGACTACTGATCCTGACCATTTATATCTGCCTGCAGAAAATATTCTTAACAGAGATTTTTATGCGGCGGAGATTAGCCAAAAATGGGTCTCTGACCTTACTTATATCCGAACTGGTGAAGGCTGGCTTTATCTGACGACAGTAATGGACCTGGCAGATAGAAAAATTGTTGGCTGGGCGCTTAGCGAAACCATGGATGCCGGACAAACAACGATCGCAGCATGGAAAATGGCGATAAGAAACCGTCCGATTACCCAGGAATTAATTTTTCATTCAGACAGAGGATTGCAATACGCTTGTAATGAATTTAGAAAGCAATTGATGAAATTTTCAGTAAATCAAAGCATGAGCAGAAAAGGTAACTGCTGGGACAATGCAGTGGCGGAGAGTTTTTTTAAAACAATGAAAACAGAAATGGTATACCACGAAAATTTTCGCACCAGAAGCCAAGCCAGATTGGCGATATTTGAATATGTGGAGGTCTGGTATAACCGAAAAAGAAGGCATTCTACTCTTGCATACATGACTCCAAAAGAATTTGAAGAAATGCTAAGTAATAGAAAAAATGTTGCTTAA